A DNA window from Heliomicrobium undosum contains the following coding sequences:
- a CDS encoding Lrp/AsnC family transcriptional regulator, whose translation MLDQTDREILRLLEQNSRLQWKEIGELVHMTGQAVASRIRRLEEIGVIEGFTIKVNQEKIGLPIVAMITVSMKTNHHKAFQDFITQEAAIVESHRISGDGCYWLKACLENTESLDRLLDDILRYGNYRLHLSISKVK comes from the coding sequence ATGCTGGATCAAACGGATCGCGAAATCCTGCGACTATTAGAACAGAACAGCCGTTTGCAATGGAAAGAAATCGGCGAGTTGGTCCACATGACCGGTCAGGCGGTGGCAAGCCGCATTCGCCGGTTAGAAGAGATCGGCGTGATCGAAGGCTTCACCATCAAAGTCAACCAGGAGAAGATCGGCCTCCCGATTGTGGCGATGATCACCGTTTCCATGAAGACCAATCACCATAAGGCCTTTCAGGACTTCATCACACAGGAAGCAGCTATCGTCGAATCCCACCGTATCAGCGGCGACGGTTGTTATTGGCTGAAAGCCTGCCTGGAGAACACAGAGAGCCTGGACCGGTTGTTGGATGACATTCTGCGTTACGGCAACTATCGTCTTCATTTGTCGATCTCGAAGGTGAAATGA
- a CDS encoding MBL fold metallo-hydrolase, with protein sequence MKIRLIRHATVLLDIGGQKILVDPMLSPARAMEPVVHSPNRQRNPLVELPLSTEALLDVDAVLLTHTHRDHFDDEAAKRLPKDVPVFCQPSDEGKVNDLGFASVHRVDDRLDWGEITLIRTGGQHGRGEMAERMGPVSGYVIQATGEPSLYIAGDTVWCPPVEATLDQYRPAISILYGGAAQFLEGGPITMAWDDVLQVCRKNADMKVVVIHLEAFNHCLERRSDLKRKRDEHGLSERISVPLDGELLIFPKTTPVSG encoded by the coding sequence GTGAAAATACGGCTGATCCGGCACGCCACCGTCTTACTCGATATCGGGGGCCAGAAGATACTGGTCGATCCCATGCTGAGCCCGGCGAGGGCCATGGAACCTGTTGTTCATTCTCCGAATCGGCAACGGAATCCTCTTGTGGAGCTTCCCCTTTCAACAGAAGCACTGTTGGATGTCGATGCCGTGCTGCTGACCCATACGCACCGGGATCACTTCGATGATGAAGCGGCGAAAAGACTGCCCAAGGACGTTCCGGTATTTTGCCAGCCGTCCGATGAAGGGAAGGTAAACGATTTGGGCTTTGCTTCCGTCCATCGCGTTGACGATCGGTTGGATTGGGGCGAGATCACCTTAATCCGAACAGGTGGACAGCACGGAAGGGGGGAAATGGCAGAGAGGATGGGACCGGTATCGGGTTATGTGATCCAAGCGACGGGGGAACCGTCGCTCTACATCGCCGGTGACACGGTCTGGTGTCCCCCAGTCGAGGCTACCCTGGATCAATATCGACCTGCGATCAGCATCCTCTATGGTGGCGCGGCACAGTTTCTCGAAGGCGGACCGATCACCATGGCCTGGGATGATGTTCTTCAGGTTTGCCGTAAAAACGCCGATATGAAGGTGGTCGTTATCCACCTGGAGGCCTTTAACCACTGTCTAGAAAGGCGAAGTGATCTAAAAAGAAAACGCGATGAGCATGGTCTGTCTGAGCGTATATCGGTTCCTCTCGACGGTGAATTATTGATCTTCCCCAAAACGACTCCGGTTTCAGGATAA
- a CDS encoding acyl-CoA thioesterase: MMKNITSDTAYQYEVAFQVRDYECDLQGVVNNAVYLHYLEHARHEFLYAKGIDFAGLHAKGKDLVLIRIEADYKLPLRSRDRFVVRMNIIREGRLRLVFLQDLYRLPDEKLVLRAKATGVCVQNGKPTLFEEVNRAFFSSASS, encoded by the coding sequence ATGATGAAAAACATCACTTCCGACACTGCCTACCAGTACGAAGTGGCCTTTCAGGTGCGTGACTATGAGTGTGATCTGCAAGGGGTCGTCAACAACGCTGTGTACCTGCACTACCTGGAACATGCCCGGCATGAGTTTCTATACGCCAAAGGGATTGACTTTGCCGGTCTCCATGCCAAAGGAAAAGACCTGGTTCTCATCCGGATCGAGGCGGACTACAAACTGCCGTTGCGCAGCCGAGACCGTTTCGTCGTCCGCATGAACATTATCCGAGAAGGCCGGTTGCGGCTTGTCTTCCTTCAGGACCTGTACCGTCTTCCCGATGAAAAACTGGTGCTGCGGGCGAAGGCAACCGGCGTCTGTGTCCAGAATGGCAAGCCGACCCTGTTCGAAGAAGTGAACCGAGCATTCTTTTCTTCAGCATCTTCCTAA
- a CDS encoding flotillin family protein: MFDVIGELLPSASIVSGIVFILLLIVFGVLSMWRKVPTGKALVIKGPNNSLRVIAGGGGIIIPILYQVDVISLESINLEVRVRKAYTTQGVDINVSGVAVIKVKSDTNESILAALERFNAGNANETVLKIRTIAHEVLSGKLREIISRLTVEEVYRDRERFSQEILLGAKENFAEMGLLIETLTIQEISDDNGYLEALGKERVAEVKKEAEIAEARARRDAEIEKARARKETEVQTAEAVKDGQAAQLRADADVAEERKNTDLKIQGYKKEQETARANADLAYEIEGLRIKQQAEREKMQIDIIRKEKETELAQKEAERKEKELEATVKKQAEAEQFQVERQADAARYQKIQESQAEAAAIEAKGRAAAEARRLEGMAEVEIIREKGMAEAAAIEALGEAYKKYEQPAMTLVIMEKLIEKMPEIARNIAEPLSRIERITIVDSGNGNNAGASKVTNYVTELMTRLPDVLKTTTGIDLQQFLLKQIDQLPEGKDEAAATYEESRQMEHRGAQG; the protein is encoded by the coding sequence ATGTTTGACGTTATCGGTGAGCTTCTTCCCAGCGCCTCCATCGTCAGCGGCATTGTTTTTATTCTTCTGCTGATCGTCTTCGGCGTGCTTTCCATGTGGCGCAAAGTGCCGACCGGAAAAGCCCTGGTGATCAAAGGACCGAACAACAGCTTGCGCGTCATCGCCGGCGGCGGCGGCATCATCATTCCCATCCTCTATCAGGTCGACGTCATCTCACTGGAATCGATCAACCTGGAGGTAAGGGTTCGCAAGGCCTACACCACCCAGGGCGTCGATATCAATGTGAGCGGCGTCGCCGTCATCAAAGTGAAGAGCGACACGAACGAATCGATCCTGGCTGCCCTTGAGCGCTTCAACGCCGGAAATGCCAATGAAACGGTTTTGAAAATCCGCACGATCGCCCACGAAGTCCTAAGCGGCAAGTTGCGTGAGATCATCTCCCGCCTGACCGTAGAGGAGGTCTATCGCGACCGGGAGCGCTTCTCTCAAGAAATTTTGCTCGGCGCCAAAGAGAACTTTGCTGAAATGGGCCTGTTGATCGAGACTCTGACCATCCAGGAGATCTCTGATGACAACGGGTACCTGGAAGCCCTCGGCAAAGAGCGCGTGGCTGAAGTGAAGAAAGAAGCCGAAATCGCCGAAGCGCGGGCGCGCCGCGACGCCGAAATCGAAAAAGCCCGCGCGCGCAAGGAAACGGAAGTGCAAACGGCGGAAGCCGTCAAAGATGGTCAGGCGGCCCAACTACGCGCTGACGCCGATGTGGCGGAAGAGCGCAAAAATACGGACCTGAAAATCCAGGGCTACAAAAAGGAACAGGAAACGGCGCGCGCCAACGCCGATCTGGCCTATGAAATCGAAGGCCTGCGCATCAAACAGCAGGCCGAGCGCGAGAAGATGCAGATCGACATCATCCGCAAGGAAAAAGAGACGGAACTGGCTCAAAAAGAAGCTGAGCGGAAAGAAAAAGAACTGGAAGCGACCGTGAAGAAACAGGCGGAAGCCGAGCAGTTCCAGGTCGAACGCCAGGCCGACGCCGCACGGTATCAAAAAATCCAGGAATCCCAGGCGGAAGCGGCGGCCATTGAAGCCAAAGGCCGCGCAGCGGCGGAAGCCAGGCGCCTGGAAGGGATGGCCGAAGTCGAGATCATCCGGGAAAAAGGCATGGCCGAGGCGGCAGCTATCGAAGCGCTCGGGGAAGCCTATAAGAAGTACGAGCAGCCTGCCATGACCCTGGTGATCATGGAAAAACTGATCGAGAAGATGCCGGAGATCGCCCGCAATATCGCCGAACCGCTCAGCCGCATCGAACGCATCACCATCGTCGATTCCGGCAACGGCAACAACGCCGGCGCCTCGAAGGTGACCAATTATGTGACCGAACTGATGACCCGACTGCCCGATGTGCTGAAGACCACCACCGGCATCGATCTCCAACAATTTCTGTTGAAGCAGATCGATCAGTTGCCGGAAGGGAAGGACGAAGCTGCCGCTACCTACGAAGAGAGCCGGCAAATGGAACACCGGGGTGCCCAGGGATAA